From the Synechococcus sp. KORDI-49 genome, the window ACGCCCCAGGTGCGCTGGCGCGAGATGCACCAGTCGCCCCGTTCCTTCACCATCGCCTCGATGCGGTTGCGTCCCGATGCGGGGGTCCACTGCACGTCATCGATGGCGTCCAGAGCCTGCTGGCGGAAGCCGTCCACTGAGGCGAACCACTGCTCCGTGGCCCGGAAGATCGTTGGTTTCTTGGTGCGCCAGTCGTAGGGATAGCGGTGGCCGTAGGCCTCCTGCTTCAGCAGCGCTCCAGCGGCATCCAGGGCTTCGATGATCGCCGGGTTGGCGTCCCTGAGAACGTTCAGCCCAGCAAAGGGGCCCGCCTCTGCGGTGAGGGTGCCGCCTTCATCCACCGGACAGAGCACGGGGAGACCGTTCTTCTGGCCGGTGTGGAAGTCGTCGACGCCATGGCCTGGAGCCGTGTGCACCAGACCCGTTCCGGATTCCGTGGTGATGTACTCACCCCCGATCACCACCGGACTGGTGCGGTCCAGCAAGGGATGGCGATACATCAGTCCTGCCAGCAGGGCTCCCTTCACCGTCAGCTTGCGGCTGAGGGGCAGTCCCAGGGTGGCCGTGAGTGGTTCGATCAGATCCGAAGCCACCAGCAGCATCCGGCCGGTGCCGTCGTCGGCGAGGGCGTAATCGAGCCGTTCGTTCACCGAGACCGCCAGGTTGGCCGGCAGGGTCCAGGGGGTGGTGGTCCAGATCGCGACCTGAAGGGCGTTCCCGAGGCTGGTGTCGTCGTCGGGCAGGCTGATGCCCTCGGCGTTGATGGCCTCCCGCAGAGCAGTCGGCAGTTGCACGGCCGGGAAAGCGACGAAGACGCTGGGGCTGGTGTGACCGTCGGGATACTCCAGCTCGGCTTCGGCCAGGGCCGTGCGTGAACTTGGACTCCAGTGCACCGGCTTGAGCCCTCGGTAGATGTGGCCCTTGAGAACCATCTCGCCGAACACCCGGATCTGGGCGGCCTCGTACTCCTTCTGCAGCGTCAGGTAGGGATGATCCCAGTCGGCCCAGATTCCCCAGCGCTGGAACCCCTTCATCTGGCCTTCGACCTGCTTGCGGGCATAGGCCGCGGCTTTCTTGCGCAACTTGATCGGTGTCAGGGCCTGGCGCTGCTCTTGATCCATCGACTGCAGAACCTTCAGCTCGATCGGCAGACCGTGGCAGTCCCAGCCCGGCACGAAGCGAACCCGGCGTCCGCGCAGAACCTGATACTTGTTGATGACGTCCTTGAGCACCTTGTTCAAGGCATGGCCCATGTGCAGGGCGCCATTGGCGTAAGGAGGTCCGTCGTGCAGGGTGAACACCGCACCGCTGTTCTCCAGACCGAGGCTCAGATCAATTCCCTGTTCGGCCCAGAACCCCTGCAGCTCCGGTTCTCGCTGAATGGCATTGGCACGCATGCCGAACCCGGTCTGCAGCAGGTTGAGCGTGTCCTTGTAGGAGGGACGTCCCTCGGCGGCGTCGCGCGACTCCTTGCTCACGGGAATTTCCAGCTCCAGTGGGGATTATCAGCCCTCGGCATCGTCGGGTGCTGAGCTGGGCTCGGTATCCGGCTCAGGGGTCGCCGGGTCGCCATCGGCACGGATCCATCGCTTCCCGGACACGCCGGACTTGCCGCTGGGTTTCAGTTGCCTGGCCAGGCCTCCCAGCCCTTCGCCGAGGCTGCCGAAGGCGGCGCCCAGTTGTTGCAGTCCTGCCAGCCAGTGGTCCGGGGAACTCAGGCGCTCCTGCTCTTCAGCACTCAGGGCCCGCCAGCGGCTTTGCCCCACTTCCGCACTGAGGCGGCTGACCAGGAGGCCACCGCAGAGCACCGCCAGCATCGGGGCGCCGCGCAACCGGTCGCTGCTGGTCACCAGCACCAGACCCAGCAGCAGGATCACAGCCCCCCACACCCCATCCCGGGGTCGGCTCAGTTCCACCGCCAGGAGTGGCAGCAGCAGCAGGGCAAGACCGAACAGCAGACAGACATCGCCACTGAGGGTCGCAAGCATCGGTCACGCCAGGTCGATGCCTTCATTGTGGATCGCTCTCTAGAGTCGGGTCAGGCCCACCTGGCGGAATTGGTAGACGCGCTGGTTTTAGGTACCAGTGGCCCAGGTCGTGGGGGTTCAAGTCCCCCGGTGGGCATTCCTTTCCCTACCTTGGTTGCGGACCGTTTCAGCTTTGGTGCCAGATCTCCGGATGAACCAGAGCCCGGCTCATCGACAGCAGTTCCGTCAGGTCCGGTCGGGGTATCGATCGGTTCCGCGGGAGTTCGTTGATCCCCCATCCGTGTGGAATCCCACCGTGGCGTTGTTTCTGGGTGGTTATCTCCTGGCGATGTTCACCATCTGGGGATGGTTCGTCGGCGGACTGCCTCTGCCCGTTCTCCTCTGCACAGGGTTTCTCGCCCTGCACCTCGAAGGGACGGTGATTCATGACGCCTGCCACAACGCAGCGCATCCCAACCGGTGGGTCAATCAGGCGATGGGCCACGGTTCGGCCCTTCTGCTCGGGTTCAGCTTCCCGGTGTTCACCAGGGTCCACCTGGAACACCATTCCCACGTCAATGATCCCAAGAACGATCCGGATCACATCGTGAGCACCTTCGGCCCCCTCTGGCTGATTGCTCCAAGATTTTTCTATCACGAGTGGTTTTTCTTTCAGCGTCGTCTCTGGAAACGCTGGGAACTGCTGCAGTGGGGATTCGAGCGCAGCGTCTTCGCTGTGATCGTGATCGCTGCCGCACGATTTGATTTCCTTCCGTTCATCTTCAACTGCTGGTTCGCACCGGCTCTCATGGTCGGAGTCACCCTCGGACTCTTCTTTGACTACCTTCCACACCGGCCATTCACCTCCCGCAACCGATGGACCAACGCCCGGATCTATCCAGGGCGCGTGATGAACTGGCTGATCATGGGCCAGAACTATCACCTCGTTCATCACCTCTGGCCTTCGATTCCCTGGTTTGAATACAAGCCCGCCTACGAGGCCACCAAACCGCTTCTGGATTCCAAAGGGTCACCGCAGCGTCTCGGTATCTTCGAAACCCGCCGCGATGGCTACAACTTTCTCTACGACATTCTTGTCGGCGTCCGCAGTCACAAGTCTCGCCGCGGAAAAATGCGACGGGTTGCCAGATTCATGCCGACAGGTGCGATTCAGAGACGATGGTTGGAATTCGTCGACTCCATAGCGATCAAGACGGAGCCGAGACGTCCGCTCGGTCACTGATCATTCAGCCAGAATTCTCGGAACCCGGAAGAAATCTCCCTCGCGCTGGGGGGCCTGATTGAGAATCTCATCCCGCACAGGAGTTGGTGTGACCCTGTCTTCACGCGTCACGTTGGTGACCTCCACCGCACGTGTGGTTTCGGGAACGCCTTCGGTGTCGATGCTCTCGAGCTGACTGACGTACTCGAGGATTGATTCAAGCTGAGTGGTGTACGTGGCGACTTTCTCGTCAGGAAGGTCGAGGCGCGCCAGCTTGGCCACCT encodes:
- the crtR gene encoding beta-carotene hydroxylase translates to MNQSPAHRQQFRQVRSGYRSVPREFVDPPSVWNPTVALFLGGYLLAMFTIWGWFVGGLPLPVLLCTGFLALHLEGTVIHDACHNAAHPNRWVNQAMGHGSALLLGFSFPVFTRVHLEHHSHVNDPKNDPDHIVSTFGPLWLIAPRFFYHEWFFFQRRLWKRWELLQWGFERSVFAVIVIAAARFDFLPFIFNCWFAPALMVGVTLGLFFDYLPHRPFTSRNRWTNARIYPGRVMNWLIMGQNYHLVHHLWPSIPWFEYKPAYEATKPLLDSKGSPQRLGIFETRRDGYNFLYDILVGVRSHKSRRGKMRRVARFMPTGAIQRRWLEFVDSIAIKTEPRRPLGH
- a CDS encoding Ycf66 family protein, translating into MLATLSGDVCLLFGLALLLLPLLAVELSRPRDGVWGAVILLLGLVLVTSSDRLRGAPMLAVLCGGLLVSRLSAEVGQSRWRALSAEEQERLSSPDHWLAGLQQLGAAFGSLGEGLGGLARQLKPSGKSGVSGKRWIRADGDPATPEPDTEPSSAPDDAEG
- the ileS gene encoding isoleucine--tRNA ligase, giving the protein MSKESRDAAEGRPSYKDTLNLLQTGFGMRANAIQREPELQGFWAEQGIDLSLGLENSGAVFTLHDGPPYANGALHMGHALNKVLKDVINKYQVLRGRRVRFVPGWDCHGLPIELKVLQSMDQEQRQALTPIKLRKKAAAYARKQVEGQMKGFQRWGIWADWDHPYLTLQKEYEAAQIRVFGEMVLKGHIYRGLKPVHWSPSSRTALAEAELEYPDGHTSPSVFVAFPAVQLPTALREAINAEGISLPDDDTSLGNALQVAIWTTTPWTLPANLAVSVNERLDYALADDGTGRMLLVASDLIEPLTATLGLPLSRKLTVKGALLAGLMYRHPLLDRTSPVVIGGEYITTESGTGLVHTAPGHGVDDFHTGQKNGLPVLCPVDEGGTLTAEAGPFAGLNVLRDANPAIIEALDAAGALLKQEAYGHRYPYDWRTKKPTIFRATEQWFASVDGFRQQALDAIDDVQWTPASGRNRIEAMVKERGDWCISRQRTWGVPIPVFYHRSSGEVLLNADTLSHIESLIGEHGADVWWEKDEADLLPPAYADQADQWRKGTDTMDVWFDSGSSWAAVSSQRDNLSYPADLYLEGTDQHRGWFQSSLLTSVAVNGHAPYKRVLTHGFALDEKGRKMSKSLGNVVDPMVIIEGGKNQKQEPAYGADVLRLWVSSVDYSADVPIGAGILRQLADVYRKVRNTSRYLLGNLHDFDPASDAIPVADLPLLDRWMLQRSAEVMDEITAAFESFEFFRFFQLLQNFCVTDLSNFYLDIAKDRLYVSAPADRRRRSCQTVMALIIERLAGLIAPVLCHMAEDIWQNLPYPVEENSVFLRGWPDVPQEWRDLSVVEPVQQLRELRTAVNRVLEDCRSRQELGASLEAAVRIEARSPGLQSALSWLDRQGDVHVDGLRDWLLVSQLQLGGEPWAELLASQDDPIALIEVSRARGTKCERCWHYEGDVGRHPEHPHLCGRCVEVLERRTHQLA
- the gatC gene encoding Asp-tRNA(Asn)/Glu-tRNA(Gln) amidotransferase subunit GatC, producing the protein MSRISADDVRKVAKLARLDLPDEKVATYTTQLESILEYVSQLESIDTEGVPETTRAVEVTNVTREDRVTPTPVRDEILNQAPQREGDFFRVPRILAE